Genomic segment of Oceanimonas sp. GK1:
GTGGGCCGCCTTTCCCTACCTGTACCGGGACGATTTCAGCCGCCTGGTGCGCACCGGCTACACCCGGGTGATGACCCTGCACAACATTCCGGTGGCCTTTGCCACCCTGAACCCGGACCATTACCTGGCCCTGGTCTATGTGCTGGCGGAGCACTCCGGGCGTGGCCTGGCCGGACGGCTGTGTGAGGAAATGGAGCAGGAGGCGCGCCGGCGCGGTGTGCACTGCCTGACCACCGACGCCAGCGTGCTGTCGCGGCCGATGTTTGAACAGCGGGGCTTTCATCTGGTGGATCAGCAGCAGGTGCACAAGGCGGGGCAGAGTTTCAGCCGCTTTATCATGGAAAAAAAGCTGGACTGAGGCCCTGCCCGCCGGCTGGCGTTCATTCCGGCTTTGCCGCACAATAGCGCCGCCGCCGAGCGGCGTGTTATTCAGACATCGGGAGAACGGCCGTGGCCATGCCAAAAGACACCTATTATCTGACCGC
This window contains:
- a CDS encoding GNAT family N-acetyltransferase, with protein sequence MYSSRNYQETDISSLELIYHDAVMGQGRRGYSDEQVQVWAAFPYLYRDDFSRLVRTGYTRVMTLHNIPVAFATLNPDHYLALVYVLAEHSGRGLAGRLCEEMEQEARRRGVHCLTTDASVLSRPMFEQRGFHLVDQQQVHKAGQSFSRFIMEKKLD